In Eleginops maclovinus isolate JMC-PN-2008 ecotype Puerto Natales chromosome 19, JC_Emac_rtc_rv5, whole genome shotgun sequence, the sequence AAACActtcactctcacacacacacacacacacacacacacacacacacacacacacacacacacacacacacacacacacacacacacacacacacacacacacacacacacacacacacacacacacacacacacacacacacacacacacacacacacacacacacacacacacacacacacacacacacacacacacacacacacacacacacacacacacacacacacacacacacacacacacacacacacacacacacacacaccaaaacatttGCATCCTCCTCAGTACTACACTACACTGATAACTCAGCGTGTAGAGTTAGCTCAATGCTACATGCTACCAATCACATGCACTACAACCGGTAGCTTGCTAAGCTTGGGAAagtcaacatttacatttgaattcacTGCAAAGTCCTTAttcacccaacacacacaaatatagagacagaggctgccatacaagTTGTCACCTGCTCAGGTAGACTTGTATTCACGCACATAGGAGGCAATTTAGGGATCAATTTCTTGTCCACAACTTACAATAAGTCTAAATCAACCAAGGGGATCCAAACTCAGAACAGACAGAATTAGTCTCATTAAgccattttaaacacacattataaatgAGGTTTCAGGAGTCATCATCTTTCAGACCACACCATCATGAGACCCTGCCAAGTGAGATGTCCTACTGTAAGTCAACCCAACGCAGACTGAACAATACACCAGTTCATTAATCTATTCACCATAGTGGGGACATTTGACTCAACTTGCTTGGACGGTGAAGGGTCTTGAGCTTCTTTTTAACCAGATCTCACTCCGTATTCTCCCTTAAATAACCCTGAATAATTGTTTATATTGTACTCAAAGCTTACCTCAGTGAATTATGTAGTAGTACGAGTAAGAGTAGTAGTTGGAATAGTAGGAGTAGGAGTAGGTGGAGTAGTAAGAGGAGTAAGAGGAGTAGTAGTTGGAGTAGTTATAGTAGTAATAGGAGTAGGAGTGGTAGTAGTAAAAGTAGGAGTGGTAGTagtaaaagtagtagtagttggAGTAGCAAGAAGAGTAGGAGTAGAAGGAGtaagagtagtagtagtaggagtaagagtagtagtagtagttggaGTAGCAAGAAGGGTAGGAGTAGAAGGAGtaagagtagtagtagtaggagtaagagtagtagtagtagttggaGTAGCAAGAAGAGTAGGAGTAGAAGGAGtaagagtagtagtagtaggagtaagagtagtagtagtagttggaGTAGCAAGAAGGGTAGGAGTAGAAGGAGtaagagtagtagtagtaggagtaagagtagtagtagtagttggaGTAGCAAGAAGAGTAGGAGTAGAAGGAGtaagagtagtagtagtagttggaGTAGCAAGAAGAGTAGGAGTAGAAGGAGtaagagtagtagtagtaggagtaagagtagtagtagtagttggaGTAGCAAGAAGAGTAGGAGTAGAAGGAGtaagagtagtagtagtagttggaGTAGCAAGAAGGGTAGGAGTAGAAGGAGtaagagtagtagtagtaggagtaagagtagtagtagtagttggaGTAGCAAGAAGGGTAGGAGTAGAAGGAGtaagagtagtagtagtaggagtaagagtagtagtagtagttggaGTAGCAAGAAGAGTAGGAGTAGAAGGAGtaagagtagtagtagtagttggaGTAGCAAGAAGGGTAGGAGTAGAAGGAGtaagagtagtagtagtaggagtaAGAGTAGTAGTTGGAGTAGCAAGAAGAGTAGGAGTAGAAGGAGtaagagtagtagtagtagttggaGTAGCAAGAAGGGTAGGAGTAGAAGGAGTAAGAGTAGGAGTAGAAGGAGTAAGAGTAGTAGTAGAAGGAGTAAGAGTAGGAGTAGAAGGAGtaagagtagtagtagtaggagtagtagtagAAGGAGTAAGAGTAGGAGTAGAAGGAGTAAGAGTAGGAGTAGAAGGAGTAAGagtagtaggagtagtagtagtaataaaACCCTCGGACCTTCTGTTGTTTCTAAAtctataattatatataattgaATGTTATTATTGAACctgtaatgtatttttacacgctgctgtaacaaaatcaATCCTATttttggatcaataaagtattttgaatcTATCCTATTCTAAACTCAGATAAATCTGACATTGACATGCATCCTTTTTTTTAGCGGTTAAAGggaatgttttatgttgttattgaAGGGAACTTCTAGACATTGTAAAGTGCTCTTGATGGACAATGCTTTTTAAGTTTATCTCCAGACGACAAAGGGAATACAGCCTGAGCAGAAAACCCGTTATTTTGCAACCCTCGTCACCCACACCCTCACAGCGCTCTGGTgttttcccagcatgccttgtGGTTGAGGCATTGGAGGGTGTGGTCGTCTGGCTGAACAGGCCGAGACAAGTTGTCCTCACTCACAGAAAGCTGTAAATGGTCACATGACTCAGACAGCTGGTCCAGTTAAACCCAGATTCTTCCAACCTGAGGTGGAAATcttacatttcccacaatgcacctggAAAGAcggctttttttatttgatctccCTTAGACGATATGGTATTCATCTAGTTAATCAAGTGTTAATCCCAAATGTGACTGGACAGTATAGACAGAGGGGGGTCGACTTAATAACAGGTCCAGGGTCAGCTTCCCTGGGCAGTGAGGAATTCTGGGTAATAAGGTGAACCTGCTGACagtttgtagtttcctgttgTTATAcatcgaacacacacacacacacacacacacacacacacacttcctatttcatattttctatttcatggCCTCGGCTCAAGGGAAAGTATTCGTAAACAAACATGTACGCTGGTTTGTGTTTCAACACTCTGACAACCTCAGCGGTGGAAAAAGGTCCTGGATCCTAACCTTGAGTAAACGTAATCATACCAGCGTCTAAAAAcactgaattaaaatgaaaagtccTGACGTTATTAATCTAAACCAAATATAAGTGTcataataaatgtagtggagtaaaacgtACAACATGCCGCACTGAGGTGTAGAGGAGTAGAAAGGATATACTGAAGTACACTACTTGAGTAAATTGACAGTAAGCAAACCGAGATATGAGCAGGTATTTCTGCAGGACCACGCCCCGGTCTAACCAGACTGATACCAGATATTACAATACGTTTATTTAACGATCAAACATTAAAGAGTGTCCTTAATCTCAATGAGTAATGACCTGGGCTGACACTGAGCTAAAAGGAAATGCAGTCAAAATACAATCAGGATATCAAACGTTTCTGTTTTGGTAAACTGATGAAACACAATTATCTGACAATACTTCAGTCAGCtgatcacatacacacaatcaaCACAAACGGGATTAGGTATTAAATCTCCTCTAAAAGGAAACTACCTGGAAACTAGCTCTGTAATCAAACAGTTCCTTATCATGAAATAATCCTCTTTTCTAAATGATGGATCAACCTGCTGGTTATTGAAAGAAATATCCACGTCAAAGCCGGCATCTTCAAATGTCTTAAAACAGTCAAAAAAACAGAGTATTTTTGACTATTTTGGCAGTTtaaatgtttctgctgcacttcctttaatgctcttaatgtgtGTAAGGCACTTTGAGTTTCCTTGTGTTTAAAtatcagggtttagtctaaaccaggTGACAGGGGCGCTGCTCCCTCTCACTGGGGGTGaaccctcaaaccaaaatacagattcaccctgtaaaatgtgaaagtgctgccagaaaacaatctctctgtgggtcagaaagggtttaatgagtccagagatatgagatggggtcagatgtctggtcagacggcagagacagcttacggagaataaagaggggatggatgtccggtgggtctgccggggacgagtggcaggcagcaggctgacactgagactgagatttctgatcctttctttactctccttttttctggagaggaagtaaagaagcctctggatctatttgttgttggaggtgcaatatatgactcacaGCTTTAAGActtgaagacactattatttcccACTTTGCTCTGATGCAGTATTTTCACTGGAAAGTTGGAGGGGCTTAATTTTGTCCGtaagtgacgttagcgcctcatgctatattttttgtagaaaaacCCCTGGACAACTTGAAGCGACTGCATTTCTGTAAGTCTGAAATGAACGATAAAGGCTCGAAAAAACACCTAGAGAGACAAGAAGCTACCATTTTCATATGTTCTGGGAGTTCACACATTCAGCAGCAGTTGTTCTTCGAGTGTCCTGGGAACCgtgtgttttaaaggtttgaTAGAGAGATGGTGGGTGATCACAGGAAGTAGTTCAAAGTGCAGCTACAGAGAGTACTCACAGGAAGAGGCTGCTGATTAGAGATCAATGAAACAAGGAGTCGGCACTGACGCACAGAAAGTGATCAGAAACAACACCAGGTTTAATTACAGGAATGAAACGAGGAAACCATAAAAGGCCTAAATAATGTATGAACGGAACGTGAAGAAGAAGCTACAGCTTAAttttaagtgggattttaaGTGGTCTATATTTTGTGTTGAGGCGTCTACTGGTGGGTGTATCCTCCCCATAGTTAAAGATAGCATATCACAAGTCCACAATAACTCAGCACAGTTGTGTGAGAATGAAGCAACCAGctgaagcgtgtgtgtgtgtgtgtgtgtgtgtgtgtgtgcctcaatCTTCGAGAAAATAGCTGAAAAGTTGGACGCAAATTTCCAGTGGTAGTTTAGcttgaaatgcttttttaaaacaacttttatctgtacttttttttaaatcataaatgcAGATGATCCCTCCCTTTATCcaaaagagacacaatataTTATACCAATCTTCCAGCTAGAAGAGtaatacagtatttaaaaaaggaaagcttcTCTCATACTCACtggatacaaaaaaatacttgtTTAAGCCAGAAGAGAACAGGTTTTCCCGATTTGTACGAGGTTACATTTCCCAATCATTCCTTATTTTGCACTTTGGTGGATCATTAGGCGTGGAGGAAGTGCAGCTGCTGGTgccttttattgtttattgacATGGTTTTGTAATGACTGACTCATTTTTGCTTGTATTATTTATCTATTTCTAGGCTGGACAATGAATCACAATTTTTTGAAAGGGCAATATGGACGGGTGCAATATCCAAATGACAGTATTGCCTAAACATTCAGTAAAAGCAGAATACATACAAATATCTGAATGCAGTATtatggagctgcagagaagtTAAGGCCTAGAAATGGTATCGCTAAGACTTACAAACATCTGGTTCTGTATGGAtcctcacacacaaataccaTGAAACACAGTGAGTCTGTGAAACTACAAAGAGGCTAACTATTATTAGTCCTCCAGCAGTAACCAGTGTAAACCAGCTCTTCTGACCTCCCGCTGtacatcagagcagactgactGAGGCCCACAGACACCTACACACAGACACCTACACACAGTAACAGACACACCGCAACagacacacagtaacacacacacagcaacacacacacagcaacagacacacagcaacagacacacagcaaCAGACACACAGTAACAGGCACACAGTAATAGACACACAGTAAtagacagtaacacacacacagtaacagacacagcaacagacccacagttacacacacacagtaacagacACACAGTAACAGACACAGCAACAGACCCACAGTAATagacacacagtaacacacacacacagtaacacacacacacacagtaacacacacacagcaacagacCCACAGCCACATACACAGTAATagacacacagtaacacacacacagtaacagacacacagaaacagcagtctgataacaaacaaacaaactaccGGCAACAATTTAAGCtaccagaaactacaacctaACCAGCACACAGAAACCCAGCTTGTGAAATACAATCACACAACatgtaacaaacaaacaaacaaacaaacaaactgtgaCACAGAGCCtataacaaaacaatcaaacaaactACCAACCTGCCTGCcaaaaacacactgtaacaAACAtcttgtaaaaacaaacaaactgcctgaaacacacacacacacacacaacctatgGGGGGGAAAATGTAACAGCCTGTAACCAAACAATGTAACAGACCAACTGTCACAAACAACTAGCCTGCCAAAAACAGAATTTATCAACCAGAAATCTGCCTCATCACACAGAAAACCAGACTGGCACAGCCAACGTGTAACGAATAAGCAAACAgtcagaaagaaacacacaaacacacagcctgtgAGAACAAAACAACCAACAGCAACAACCCAGCAGCCAGCCTGTAACCACAGCTCCACTTCCGAGACAAGTCGACAAACTTTACTAGCCACAGCGCT encodes:
- the LOC134881151 gene encoding prisilkin-39-like codes for the protein MPQPQGMLGKHQSAVRVWKQQKVRGFYYYYYSYYSYSFYSYSYSFYSYSYSFYYYSYYYYSYSFYSYSYSFYYYSYSFYSYSYSFYSYPSCYSNYYYYSYSFYSYSSCYSNYYSYSYYYYSYSFYSYPSCYSNYYYYSYSFYSYSSCYSNYYYYSYSYYYYSYSFYSYPSCYSNYYYYSYSYYYYSYSFYSYPSCYSNYYYYSYSFYSYSSCYSNYYYYSYSYYYYSYSFYSYSSCYSNYYYYSYSFYSYSSCYSNYYYYSYSYYYYSYSFYSYPSCYSNYYYYSYSYYYYSYSFYSYSSCYSNYYYYSYSYYYYSYSFYSYPSCYSNYYYYSYSYYYYSYSFYSYSSCYSNYYYFYYYHSYFYYYHSYSYYYYNYSNYYSSYSSYYSTYSYSYYSNYYSYSYYYIIH